In Arachis hypogaea cultivar Tifrunner chromosome 17, arahy.Tifrunner.gnm2.J5K5, whole genome shotgun sequence, a single window of DNA contains:
- the LOC112766559 gene encoding protein FAR1-RELATED SEQUENCE 5 isoform X1 codes for MATSQDECVSCEGHPSCTPPDKDTLMECDIVEPLGCDMSAVAVVSSDQPQNISGDVIVDVEKSNKAMQLSDVTEVGSEEMELGDELPDHGCLQEDKIPRVGMRFAQLQMAHDFYVTYAKKVGFATKIRTTTYDKITKAPVNQAIHCNRYGYRESHVKAPTRKNMISAAGCKARIYVKFDKDMQDWVLFKVDLTHSHPCSVRKAVHYHEYRQLTMHAKCVIEDNDEAVIRPNKTFLALSNEAGGPSNLGFSEKDLRNYIAARLRTSNVNADVREMMSYFMRMKDINPNFFYAVKLDEECKFKSAVWVDARCRASYEYHRDVVSVDSTYSTNRHGLPFVSFVRVNYHGKSTLLGCALLGNKEITSYEWVFSQWVKCMGSAPQRIITDQCRSIFYVIRNTLPDTRHRWCIWHITKKLPSKLGGYRRYRALYDDLNDIVWDSRTEESFEDN; via the exons ATGGCCACATCTCAAGACGAATGCGTTTCATGCGAGGGTCATCCTTCATGCACACCACCGGACAAAGATACATTAATGGAGTGCGATATCGTTGAACCCCTAGGCTGTGATATGTCTGCCGTTGCAGTGGTTTCATCAGACCAACCTCAAAACATATCCGGCGATGTCATCGTCGACGTTGAGAAGTCGAACAAG GCCATGCAGCTGTCGGATGTTACCGAGGTTGGAAGTGAAGAGATGGAGCTTGGTGATGAG ttacCAGACCATGGTTGCCTACAAGAAGACAAGATACCAAGAGTTGGAATGCGGTTTGCTCAGTTACAGATGGCTCATGACTTTTATGTTACCTATGCAAAGAAAGTTGGATTTGCAACTAAGATAAGGACGACAACATATGACAAGATCACAAAGGCTCCCGTTAACCAAGCTATACACTGTAATCGCTATGGGTACCGCGAGTCTCATGTTAAAGCACCAACGCGGAAGAATATGATTTCAGCTGCTGGGTGCAAGGCAAGGATATATGTCAAGTTTGATAAAGACATGCAAGACTGGGTTTTGTTCAAGGTTGACTTGACACACTCACATCCCTGTTCAGTGAGAAAGGCAGTGCACTACCATGAGTATAGGCAGCTGACCATGCATGCGAAGTGCGTGATCGAGGATAATGATGAGGCTGTGATTCGACCAAATAAGACATTCCTTGCTTTGTCAAATGAGGCTGGAGGCCCCTCTAACTTAGGATTCTCAGAGAAGGATTTAAGAAACTATATAGCAGCAAGGCTCCGAACTAGCAATGTGAATGCGGATGTCAGGGAGATGATGAGCTACTTCATGAGAATGAAGGACATCAATCCGAACTTCTTTTACGCGGTGAAGTTGGACGAGGAGTGTAAATTTAAGAGTGCAGTATGGGTGGATGCAAGATGTAGGGCATCGTATGAATACCACAGAGATGTTGTGTCAGTTGATAGCACCTACAGTACAAACAG GCATGGATTACCGTTTGTGTCGTTCGTTAGGGTCAACTACCATGGTAAGTCAACCCTCCTCGGTTGTGCTTTGCTGGGGAATAAGGAAATCACAAGTTATGAGTGGGTTTTCAGCCAATGGGTGAAGTGCATGGGATCTGCTCCACAGCGTATCATAACCGATCAATGTCGGTCCATTTTCTATGTGATCAGGAATACATTACCCGACACACGCCACCGATGGTGCATCTGGCATATTACGAAGAAGTTACCGAGCAAGCTTGGTGGTTACCGCCGGTACAGAGCTTTGTATGATGACCTCAATGACATCGTGTGGGACTCTCGGACTGAGGAGTCATTTGAGGATAACTGA
- the LOC112766559 gene encoding protein FAR1-RELATED SEQUENCE 5 isoform X2: MQLSDVTEVGSEEMELGDELPDHGCLQEDKIPRVGMRFAQLQMAHDFYVTYAKKVGFATKIRTTTYDKITKAPVNQAIHCNRYGYRESHVKAPTRKNMISAAGCKARIYVKFDKDMQDWVLFKVDLTHSHPCSVRKAVHYHEYRQLTMHAKCVIEDNDEAVIRPNKTFLALSNEAGGPSNLGFSEKDLRNYIAARLRTSNVNADVREMMSYFMRMKDINPNFFYAVKLDEECKFKSAVWVDARCRASYEYHRDVVSVDSTYSTNRHGLPFVSFVRVNYHGKSTLLGCALLGNKEITSYEWVFSQWVKCMGSAPQRIITDQCRSIFYVIRNTLPDTRHRWCIWHITKKLPSKLGGYRRYRALYDDLNDIVWDSRTEESFEDN; this comes from the exons ATGCAGCTGTCGGATGTTACCGAGGTTGGAAGTGAAGAGATGGAGCTTGGTGATGAG ttacCAGACCATGGTTGCCTACAAGAAGACAAGATACCAAGAGTTGGAATGCGGTTTGCTCAGTTACAGATGGCTCATGACTTTTATGTTACCTATGCAAAGAAAGTTGGATTTGCAACTAAGATAAGGACGACAACATATGACAAGATCACAAAGGCTCCCGTTAACCAAGCTATACACTGTAATCGCTATGGGTACCGCGAGTCTCATGTTAAAGCACCAACGCGGAAGAATATGATTTCAGCTGCTGGGTGCAAGGCAAGGATATATGTCAAGTTTGATAAAGACATGCAAGACTGGGTTTTGTTCAAGGTTGACTTGACACACTCACATCCCTGTTCAGTGAGAAAGGCAGTGCACTACCATGAGTATAGGCAGCTGACCATGCATGCGAAGTGCGTGATCGAGGATAATGATGAGGCTGTGATTCGACCAAATAAGACATTCCTTGCTTTGTCAAATGAGGCTGGAGGCCCCTCTAACTTAGGATTCTCAGAGAAGGATTTAAGAAACTATATAGCAGCAAGGCTCCGAACTAGCAATGTGAATGCGGATGTCAGGGAGATGATGAGCTACTTCATGAGAATGAAGGACATCAATCCGAACTTCTTTTACGCGGTGAAGTTGGACGAGGAGTGTAAATTTAAGAGTGCAGTATGGGTGGATGCAAGATGTAGGGCATCGTATGAATACCACAGAGATGTTGTGTCAGTTGATAGCACCTACAGTACAAACAG GCATGGATTACCGTTTGTGTCGTTCGTTAGGGTCAACTACCATGGTAAGTCAACCCTCCTCGGTTGTGCTTTGCTGGGGAATAAGGAAATCACAAGTTATGAGTGGGTTTTCAGCCAATGGGTGAAGTGCATGGGATCTGCTCCACAGCGTATCATAACCGATCAATGTCGGTCCATTTTCTATGTGATCAGGAATACATTACCCGACACACGCCACCGATGGTGCATCTGGCATATTACGAAGAAGTTACCGAGCAAGCTTGGTGGTTACCGCCGGTACAGAGCTTTGTATGATGACCTCAATGACATCGTGTGGGACTCTCGGACTGAGGAGTCATTTGAGGATAACTGA